The proteins below are encoded in one region of Triticum aestivum cultivar Chinese Spring chromosome 1B, IWGSC CS RefSeq v2.1, whole genome shotgun sequence:
- the LOC123122050 gene encoding nijmegen breakage syndrome 1 protein has translation MVWALTPVGTERGAQKYYISAAGTYTVGRKDCDIVQTETSISRVHAEIAVEKMVAWEPRSGAPASPSCVSVVDRSKYGTFVNKVQGTQGSRLRKDEVVVLSDGDTVTFGNGNMTFRFSFVPIVVFFHGKKSARIDRSLQAVMTSIGAYVTRKWIDTCTHVLVDESSPLTPELLDAIITKKPIILGNWFKAMAEKNIHTEIPSCTQYIPNLTLDGMDIKMVENKLMENCLAGHTFILGLSEKYKFGEKIQELLESTGAKYLSIEEFCANSQDSGAGDNDQQILLVPAKSPLEFSKMRPLFPLSKTTDVKLFAAILSGRLEAAAIEPPAYMIASSNTTDETIVADSDVETDTAISDHTVAASKSQHHIQHMSDDKAESKVTSSVSAVNLEETNVSINIQNDLEKEEISEPMEEDVQVIEKTTISGFRAGGEDVQVINKVVQDEACDAVFVNKAPKDENLDSSREETCHVIFSQDLIVKRVLQPAPAASTETGGVNFKRFKKRQTVSGNSFKALIPCAQEPYRESDYEKGTLNDFMREEKRRKQMESIAEDLFNNQKPQKKKAAAGSSIQTLLTGCR, from the exons atggtctGGGCGCTGACCCCCGTCGGCACAGAGCGCG GGGCGCAGAAGTACTACATCTCCGCCGCCGGGACGTACACGGTCGGCCGCAAAG ATTGCGATATCGTTCAAACAGAAACGTCGATATCCCGAGTGCATGCGGAGATAGCAGTTGAAAAGATGGTTGCCTGGGAGCCACGTTCTGGTGCTCCAGCAAGCCCTTCATGTGTCAGTGTAGTTGATCGTTCAAAATATGGCACATTTGTCAACAAGGTACAGGGGACTCAGGGCAGTCGTCTACGTAAAGATGAAGTTGTGGTGCTTTCCGACGGCGATACCGTGACTTTCGGAAATGGCAACATGACCTTCAG GTTCTCGTTTGTCCCCATAGTGGTCTTTTTTCATGGCAAAAAGTCAGCACGAATTGATCGATCATTGCAGGCTGTCATGACATCTATTG GTGCATATGTTACTCGTAAGTGGATTGATACATGTACACATGTTCTTGTGGATGAATCATCTCCATTGACACCTGAGCTCCTCGATGCAATCATCACAAAAAAGCCAATCATCTTGGGAAACTGGTTCAAG GCGATGGCTGAAAAGAACATACACACAGAGATCCCTTCTTGTACACA ATATATTCCAAACTTGACTCTTGATGGGATGGATATAAAGATGGTTGAGAACAAGCTCATGGAGAATTGCCTAGCAGGCCATACTTTTATCCTGGGATTGTCAGAAAAG TATAAATTTGGAGAGAAAATACAAGAGCTACTGGAATCAACTGGAGCAAAATATCTCAGTATTGAGGAGTTTTGTGCTAACAGCCAG GACTCTGGAGCTGGAGACAATGACCAACAAATTCTTCTTGTTCCTGCAAAATCTCCTTTGGAGTTCAGTAAGATGCGTCCTCTATTTCCTTTGTCCAAGACCACTGACGTGAAGCTATTTGCTGCTATATTGTCTGGTCGCTTGGAAGCAGCTGCTATTGAACCACCTGCTT ACATGATTGCATCCTCCAATACAACGGATGAAACTATTGTGGCGGATTCTGATGTTGAAACTGATACTGCAATATCTGATCATACTGTTGCTGCTAGCAAGTCTCAGCACCATATTCAGCATATGTCTGACGATAAAGCAGAAAGTAAAGTTACAAGCAGTGTGAGTGCTGTAAATTTAGAAGAAACAAACGTCAGCATCAATATTCAGAACGACCTGGAGAAAGAAGAAATTTCGGAACCCATGGAGGAGGATGTTCAGGTCATAGAGAAAACAACAATTTCTGGGTTCAGAGCTGGAGGTGAGGATGTTCAGGTTATCAACAAGGTGGTGCAGGATGAGGCTTGTGATGCTGTTTTCGTGAACAAGGCGCCTAAGGATGAGAACTTGGACAGTAGCAGGGAAGAGACTTGTCATGTTATTTTCAGTCAAGATCTGATTGTCAAAAGAGTCCTTCAGCCAGCTCCTGCCGCGTCGACAGAAACTGGTGGGGTTAACTTCAAACGATTCAAAAAG AGGCAAACCGTGTCTGGAAACAGCTTCAAGGCCCTTATTCCATGTGCACAAGAACCATACAG AGAGTCTGATTATGAGAAGGGCACCTTGAACGATTTCATGAGAGAGGAGAAGCGGCGGAAGCAAATGGAATCCATTGCAGAGGACCTCTTCAACAACCAGAAG ccgcagaagaagaaggCGGCTGCGGGCAGTTCAATCCAGACCCTGCTCACCGGTTGCCGATGA